The window GCATCATACAAGACATACCAGGCAAACCTCAAGTCGCTGGAGTCGTTCCGTGAGGCATTTAAATATATGGAGCAGAAATTCAATGTAGGTTTGGTCAACTCTCTTGACTACAATACTGCCAAAACACAGCTCACCCGTGCTGAATCTGATTTGCTCAGTGCCAAGTATGATTATGTATTCAAGACGAAAATCCTGGATTTTTATATGGGTAAGCCCATTACAATGGAGGATTTTATTGTTAAGTAGGGATATTTTGTTATTTTTACGAGATAATGTTTTACCGGATAGATCGGTTGTAAATAAATTCATCAGAAATTAGCTTTCCATGAAAAAGTCGTCCAAACGCAGAATGTGGCTCATCATAGGCGGAGCCGTCATTATCCTGATTCTTGTAATTGTAGCTGTAAATAAAGGTGGTAAATCCAAAGGTATACGGGTTTCGGTTGAAAAAGCGGAAAAGCGTACCTTAACGGAAACAGTATCTGCCAATGGGAAGATCCAACCTGCCATAGATGTTATGATCAGCCCTTATATCTCGGGTGAGGTTGTTGAACTTCATGTAAAAGAAGGAGACGAGGTTTCCAAAGGTGATATCCTGGCGAAAATCGACCCGGAAATTTACATTTCTAATTTTGAGAGGTCTGAAGCCAATCTGAGCTCCCAAAAGGCCAATCTGGCCAATGCCAGGGCCAGGGTTGCCCAGGCGGAAGCACAGTTCCTGAATGCAAAGGCTAATTTCGACAGGAATAAATCATTGTGGGAGGAAAAGGTTATTTCGGATGCTGATTTTGATGCTATCAAATCAACATTTGAAGTTGCAAAGGCTGAGGTTGAGGCCGCGAAGCAAAGTGTGATGAGTGCCGATTTTAGTGTGAAGAGCGGGGAGGCATCCCTTAAGGAAGCACGGGAAAACCTTACACGGACGACCATCTTCTCTCCTAATGACGGAAAAGTATCCAAGTTGAATATTGAAGTAGGTGAACGGGTTACAGGTGCCAGCCAGTTTTCGGCCGGTACTGAGATCATGCGGATAGCAAACCTCGGCAACATGGAAGCCAATGTGGAGGTTAATGAGAACGATATTGTAAGAGTTTCGTTAGGAGATACCTGTGAGATTGAGGTGGATGCATACCTGGGCAAAATATTCCTGGGAGAAGTTACAGAAATTGCTACTTCTGCCAATACAGCGGGGGTTAGCGCCGACCAGGTGACTAACTTCGATGTAAAGATCAGGATCTTCCCCGAATCATATTCGGATCTGATACCAGAAGACCAGCCAACCTATTCTCCGTTACGCCCGGGTATGTCAGCAACAGTGGAAATTCAGACAGAGACAGCCCATAATGCCCTTACCGTCCCGATTCAGTCGGTTACCACCCGCGCCGATACAACAAAGAATGATAAACCCGAAGAAATTGCTGAGGA is drawn from Bacteroidota bacterium and contains these coding sequences:
- a CDS encoding efflux RND transporter periplasmic adaptor subunit, giving the protein MKKSSKRRMWLIIGGAVIILILVIVAVNKGGKSKGIRVSVEKAEKRTLTETVSANGKIQPAIDVMISPYISGEVVELHVKEGDEVSKGDILAKIDPEIYISNFERSEANLSSQKANLANARARVAQAEAQFLNAKANFDRNKSLWEEKVISDADFDAIKSTFEVAKAEVEAAKQSVMSADFSVKSGEASLKEARENLTRTTIFSPNDGKVSKLNIEVGERVTGASQFSAGTEIMRIANLGNMEANVEVNENDIVRVSLGDTCEIEVDAYLGKIFLGEVTEIATSANTAGVSADQVTNFDVKIRIFPESYSDLIPEDQPTYSPLRPGMSATVEIQTETAHNALTVPIQSVTTRADTTKNDKPEEIAEESKTGIKGKEEIQEVVFLVVDGKASMVPVKTGIQDNMYIVITEGLEDGQEVITGPYRAVSKRLKDGDEVTVVDKKNLFSEDEE